From the Primulina tabacum isolate GXHZ01 chromosome 3, ASM2559414v2, whole genome shotgun sequence genome, one window contains:
- the LOC142539098 gene encoding uncharacterized protein LOC142539098 yields MPKQIQKSVRECLSKIKISNKQIHFRFRSCRHTKTPSFDVGGGEGSNGNDAVTLSDIDQFLYENFRSLYQEERDHGKTTSFMIESPRLLDPPPPPENLRRSGRFFVASGSSSSLITDEASSTSASVAEESEEMAAEDQKAPDDFIVVFTHSPSPYEDFRRSMQEMVEARLEHSGKVDWEFLEELLFCYLDLNNKKSYRYILHAFVDLIVVLRENSGKTPASRRTWNGGGGRRLKGVM; encoded by the coding sequence ATGCCGAAGcaaattcagaaatcagttcGAGAATGCCTCTCGAAGATCAAGATTTCCAATAAACAAATCCATTTTCGATTCAGAAGTTGCAGGCACACCAAAACGCCGTCGTTTGACGTTGGTGGTGGGGAGGGGAGTAACGGAAACGATGCCGTTACCCTGTCAGACATAGACCAGTTCTTGTATGAAAATTTCAGGTCACTTTACCAGGAGGAGCGCGACCATGGCAAAACCACGTCGTTTATGATCGAATCTCCGAGATTGCTCGATCCTCCTCCGCCTCCGGAGAACCTCCGCCGCTCGGGCAGGTTTTTCGTCGCGTCCGGCTCGTCGAGCTCGCTGATCACGGATGAAGCGTCTTCTACCTCAGCCTCCGTCGCGGAGGAGTCGGAGGAGATGGCAGCCGAGGATCAGAAGGCGCCGGACGATTTCATTGTGGTTTTCACGCATTCCCCGAGCCCGTATGAGGATTTCCGGCGGTCGATGCAGGAGATGGTGGAGGCGCGTCTGGAGCATAGCGGGAAAGTGGACTGGGAATTTCTGGAGGAGCTTTTGTTTTGTTATCTGGATCTGAATAACAAGAAGTCGTATAGGTATATCTTGCACGCGTTCGTGGACCTGATTGTGGTTCTGCGTGAGAATTCCGGCAAGACTCCGGCGAGTCGTCGGACGTGGAACGGCGGAGGTGGTAGAAGGCTGAAAGGAGTGATGTAA